Proteins encoded together in one Hylaeus volcanicus isolate JK05 chromosome 3, UHH_iyHylVolc1.0_haploid, whole genome shotgun sequence window:
- the LOC128873507 gene encoding uncharacterized protein LOC128873507 isoform X1: MRRRRDIVIGRIYSDDTGLSGYKIVDIQVLSVRNCAASSDTNSTKLAVEEEDDESLEKTRLDEFKERYRRLIPYLTFYVVNNIVGEQVPTQQGTAKDTQSSPSAKQNLQLSARFLNVPRKGTHRTNVQSQERKFVPSVQYDPHSLGSDNDYFMPVRYNSKVSYDDYLSPSYQTYQDRKTMYPDVPTPTSQVAPKENRYYANVRPLRPYTTNGRNHFPRKQLTNKPSLVRDDYVLDYNARPTSNTNYPIKDYQGHRHILPSGHSSLPALESITGKPPPMVPQLRNPNVNLDQIIESLHLSERLPEMLNKDNIDVSLKTLVEILNILHNTKNELLEMRPPPLPPLVSPPPRQKVTNFKARPQTRPKVITESRFQATPNPLYLTEDPERYKATSYEDDIKPKVLAAPSYVSDGLNNNKVVEYYLPVVQDVSEKGKDVFLPTMRTQVDESSTGHSYEIVEDLSDDVLQQEHYTLSPPTTESSIPSYTEPKKISQQTNTETKHGATRGEAHVDYPAYSNIPFTNFSCKDQRYKGFFGDPDTGCQVWHYCDLNGGKSSFLCPNGTIFSQVALTCDWWFNVKCETTTQLYVLNERLYKYILPVMPKFPEDFTGPEVDRYLEIKFKEMEKKLKEKLKKEEQEMLKEKAETRKEDE; the protein is encoded by the exons TGTTGTCTGTAAGAAACTGCGCAGCATCGTCAGATACGAACTCAACGAAACTCGCAGTCGAAGAGGAAGATGACGAATCGTTAGAGAAGACAAGGCTAGACGAGTTCAAGGAGAGATACAGGAGACTGATACCCTACCTAACGTTCTACGTCGTCAACAACATAGTTGGCGAACAAGTTCCGACACAGCAGGGCACCGCGAAGGACACTCAGAGCAGTCCTTCGGCGAAGCAGAATCTACAATTGTCTGCCAGGTTCCTCAACGTGCCCAGGAAAGGTACGCACCGAACGAACGTGCAAAGCCAGGAAAGAAAATTCGTCCCTTCCGTGCAGTACGATCCCCACAGTCTAGGGAGCGACAACGACTACTTTATGCCCGTTAGGTACAATTCAAAAGTTAGCTACGATGATTACCTCTCGCCGTCGTACCAAACCTACCAAGATCGCAAGACGATGTATCCCGACGTGCCGACGCCAACCAGTCAGGTCGCACCCAAGGAGAACAGGTACTACGCAAACGTGAGACCATTACGACCTTACACGACAAACGGCAGGAATCACTTTCCTAGGAAACAATTGACCAACAAGCCAAGCCTCGTTCGAGACGATTACGTATTGGATTATAACGCTAGACCAACCAGCAATACCAATTATCCAATCAAAGACTACCAAGGTCATAGACACATCCTACCTTCAGGACATTCTAGCCTACCAGCGCTAGAATCTATCACTGGGAAGCCACCGCCCATGGTCCCTCAACTGCGGAATCCAAACGTGAACCTCGATCAGATAATCGAGAGCCTTCACCTGAGCGAACGCTTGCCAGAGATGCTGAACAAGGACAACATCGACGTCAGCTTGAAGACGCTCGTGGAGATACTCAACATCCTCCATAACACGAAGAACGAATTGCTAGAGATGCGACCACCGCCGCTGCCACCATTGGTATCTCCTCCGCCGAGACAGAAGGTAACAAACTTCAAGGCACGACCCCAAACACGACCGAAGGTGATAACGGAATCGCGATTCCAAGCGACTCCCAACCCCCTTTACCTAACCGAGGACCCTGAACGGTACAAAGCAACGTCGTACGAGGATGATATAAAACCTAAGGTGCTGGCTGCACCGAGCTACGTCTCAGATGGTCTGAATAACAATAAAGTGGTAGAGTACTATCTCCCCGTGGTGCAGGATGTCTCAGAGAAGGGGAAAGATGTATTTCTGCCGACAATGAGAACGCAAGTGGACGAGAGTTCCACAGGGCACTCTTACGAGATCGTGGAAGATCTGAGCGACGACGTACTGCAACAGGAGCACTATACTTTGTCGCCTCCTACCACGGAGAGTTCAATTCCCAGCTACACGGAGCCAAAAAAAATCTCGCAGCAAACTAACACCGAGACTAAACATGGCGCTACTCGAGGAGAGGCTCACGTTGATTATCCAGCCTACTCCAATATACCTTTTACGAACTTCAGCTGCAAGGATCAACGCTACAAGGGATTCTTCGGTGACCCGGACACTGGGTGCCAG GTATGGCACTACTGCGACCTCAACGGTGGCAAGTCGTCGTTCTTATGCCCAAACGGTACCATATTTAGTCAAGTGGCCCTAACGTGCGATTGGTGGTTCAACGTCAAGTGCGAAACGACGACGCAATTATACGTATTGAACGAACGACTTTACAAGTACATTCTGCCAGTAATGCCAAAGTTCCCCGAGGATTTTACCGGGCCGGAAGTGGATCGGTATTTGGAGATCAAGTTCAAGGAGATGGAGAAGAAATTGAAGGAGAAGCTGAAGAAAGAGGAACAAGAGATGCTCAAAGAAAAAGCAGAAACGCGGAAGGAAGACGAATAA
- the LOC128873507 gene encoding uncharacterized protein LOC128873507 isoform X3, whose protein sequence is MQDYWSYERLVGKRVLSVRNCAASSDTNSTKLAVEEEDDESLEKTRLDEFKERYRRLIPYLTFYVVNNIVGEQVPTQQGTAKDTQSSPSAKQNLQLSARFLNVPRKGTHRTNVQSQERKFVPSVQYDPHSLGSDNDYFMPVRYNSKVSYDDYLSPSYQTYQDRKTMYPDVPTPTSQVAPKENRYYANVRPLRPYTTNGRNHFPRKQLTNKPSLVRDDYVLDYNARPTSNTNYPIKDYQGHRHILPSGHSSLPALESITGKPPPMVPQLRNPNVNLDQIIESLHLSERLPEMLNKDNIDVSLKTLVEILNILHNTKNELLEMRPPPLPPLVSPPPRQKVTNFKARPQTRPKVITESRFQATPNPLYLTEDPERYKATSYEDDIKPKVLAAPSYVSDGLNNNKVVEYYLPVVQDVSEKGKDVFLPTMRTQVDESSTGHSYEIVEDLSDDVLQQEHYTLSPPTTESSIPSYTEPKKISQQTNTETKHGATRGEAHVDYPAYSNIPFTNFSCKDQRYKGFFGDPDTGCQVWHYCDLNGGKSSFLCPNGTIFSQVALTCDWWFNVKCETTTQLYVLNERLYKYILPVMPKFPEDFTGPEVDRYLEIKFKEMEKKLKEKLKKEEQEMLKEKAETRKEDE, encoded by the exons TGTTGTCTGTAAGAAACTGCGCAGCATCGTCAGATACGAACTCAACGAAACTCGCAGTCGAAGAGGAAGATGACGAATCGTTAGAGAAGACAAGGCTAGACGAGTTCAAGGAGAGATACAGGAGACTGATACCCTACCTAACGTTCTACGTCGTCAACAACATAGTTGGCGAACAAGTTCCGACACAGCAGGGCACCGCGAAGGACACTCAGAGCAGTCCTTCGGCGAAGCAGAATCTACAATTGTCTGCCAGGTTCCTCAACGTGCCCAGGAAAGGTACGCACCGAACGAACGTGCAAAGCCAGGAAAGAAAATTCGTCCCTTCCGTGCAGTACGATCCCCACAGTCTAGGGAGCGACAACGACTACTTTATGCCCGTTAGGTACAATTCAAAAGTTAGCTACGATGATTACCTCTCGCCGTCGTACCAAACCTACCAAGATCGCAAGACGATGTATCCCGACGTGCCGACGCCAACCAGTCAGGTCGCACCCAAGGAGAACAGGTACTACGCAAACGTGAGACCATTACGACCTTACACGACAAACGGCAGGAATCACTTTCCTAGGAAACAATTGACCAACAAGCCAAGCCTCGTTCGAGACGATTACGTATTGGATTATAACGCTAGACCAACCAGCAATACCAATTATCCAATCAAAGACTACCAAGGTCATAGACACATCCTACCTTCAGGACATTCTAGCCTACCAGCGCTAGAATCTATCACTGGGAAGCCACCGCCCATGGTCCCTCAACTGCGGAATCCAAACGTGAACCTCGATCAGATAATCGAGAGCCTTCACCTGAGCGAACGCTTGCCAGAGATGCTGAACAAGGACAACATCGACGTCAGCTTGAAGACGCTCGTGGAGATACTCAACATCCTCCATAACACGAAGAACGAATTGCTAGAGATGCGACCACCGCCGCTGCCACCATTGGTATCTCCTCCGCCGAGACAGAAGGTAACAAACTTCAAGGCACGACCCCAAACACGACCGAAGGTGATAACGGAATCGCGATTCCAAGCGACTCCCAACCCCCTTTACCTAACCGAGGACCCTGAACGGTACAAAGCAACGTCGTACGAGGATGATATAAAACCTAAGGTGCTGGCTGCACCGAGCTACGTCTCAGATGGTCTGAATAACAATAAAGTGGTAGAGTACTATCTCCCCGTGGTGCAGGATGTCTCAGAGAAGGGGAAAGATGTATTTCTGCCGACAATGAGAACGCAAGTGGACGAGAGTTCCACAGGGCACTCTTACGAGATCGTGGAAGATCTGAGCGACGACGTACTGCAACAGGAGCACTATACTTTGTCGCCTCCTACCACGGAGAGTTCAATTCCCAGCTACACGGAGCCAAAAAAAATCTCGCAGCAAACTAACACCGAGACTAAACATGGCGCTACTCGAGGAGAGGCTCACGTTGATTATCCAGCCTACTCCAATATACCTTTTACGAACTTCAGCTGCAAGGATCAACGCTACAAGGGATTCTTCGGTGACCCGGACACTGGGTGCCAG GTATGGCACTACTGCGACCTCAACGGTGGCAAGTCGTCGTTCTTATGCCCAAACGGTACCATATTTAGTCAAGTGGCCCTAACGTGCGATTGGTGGTTCAACGTCAAGTGCGAAACGACGACGCAATTATACGTATTGAACGAACGACTTTACAAGTACATTCTGCCAGTAATGCCAAAGTTCCCCGAGGATTTTACCGGGCCGGAAGTGGATCGGTATTTGGAGATCAAGTTCAAGGAGATGGAGAAGAAATTGAAGGAGAAGCTGAAGAAAGAGGAACAAGAGATGCTCAAAGAAAAAGCAGAAACGCGGAAGGAAGACGAATAA
- the LOC128873507 gene encoding uncharacterized protein LOC128873507 isoform X2: MRSTRVHVCLVCVLLSVLVLSVRNCAASSDTNSTKLAVEEEDDESLEKTRLDEFKERYRRLIPYLTFYVVNNIVGEQVPTQQGTAKDTQSSPSAKQNLQLSARFLNVPRKGTHRTNVQSQERKFVPSVQYDPHSLGSDNDYFMPVRYNSKVSYDDYLSPSYQTYQDRKTMYPDVPTPTSQVAPKENRYYANVRPLRPYTTNGRNHFPRKQLTNKPSLVRDDYVLDYNARPTSNTNYPIKDYQGHRHILPSGHSSLPALESITGKPPPMVPQLRNPNVNLDQIIESLHLSERLPEMLNKDNIDVSLKTLVEILNILHNTKNELLEMRPPPLPPLVSPPPRQKVTNFKARPQTRPKVITESRFQATPNPLYLTEDPERYKATSYEDDIKPKVLAAPSYVSDGLNNNKVVEYYLPVVQDVSEKGKDVFLPTMRTQVDESSTGHSYEIVEDLSDDVLQQEHYTLSPPTTESSIPSYTEPKKISQQTNTETKHGATRGEAHVDYPAYSNIPFTNFSCKDQRYKGFFGDPDTGCQVWHYCDLNGGKSSFLCPNGTIFSQVALTCDWWFNVKCETTTQLYVLNERLYKYILPVMPKFPEDFTGPEVDRYLEIKFKEMEKKLKEKLKKEEQEMLKEKAETRKEDE; encoded by the exons TGTTGTCTGTAAGAAACTGCGCAGCATCGTCAGATACGAACTCAACGAAACTCGCAGTCGAAGAGGAAGATGACGAATCGTTAGAGAAGACAAGGCTAGACGAGTTCAAGGAGAGATACAGGAGACTGATACCCTACCTAACGTTCTACGTCGTCAACAACATAGTTGGCGAACAAGTTCCGACACAGCAGGGCACCGCGAAGGACACTCAGAGCAGTCCTTCGGCGAAGCAGAATCTACAATTGTCTGCCAGGTTCCTCAACGTGCCCAGGAAAGGTACGCACCGAACGAACGTGCAAAGCCAGGAAAGAAAATTCGTCCCTTCCGTGCAGTACGATCCCCACAGTCTAGGGAGCGACAACGACTACTTTATGCCCGTTAGGTACAATTCAAAAGTTAGCTACGATGATTACCTCTCGCCGTCGTACCAAACCTACCAAGATCGCAAGACGATGTATCCCGACGTGCCGACGCCAACCAGTCAGGTCGCACCCAAGGAGAACAGGTACTACGCAAACGTGAGACCATTACGACCTTACACGACAAACGGCAGGAATCACTTTCCTAGGAAACAATTGACCAACAAGCCAAGCCTCGTTCGAGACGATTACGTATTGGATTATAACGCTAGACCAACCAGCAATACCAATTATCCAATCAAAGACTACCAAGGTCATAGACACATCCTACCTTCAGGACATTCTAGCCTACCAGCGCTAGAATCTATCACTGGGAAGCCACCGCCCATGGTCCCTCAACTGCGGAATCCAAACGTGAACCTCGATCAGATAATCGAGAGCCTTCACCTGAGCGAACGCTTGCCAGAGATGCTGAACAAGGACAACATCGACGTCAGCTTGAAGACGCTCGTGGAGATACTCAACATCCTCCATAACACGAAGAACGAATTGCTAGAGATGCGACCACCGCCGCTGCCACCATTGGTATCTCCTCCGCCGAGACAGAAGGTAACAAACTTCAAGGCACGACCCCAAACACGACCGAAGGTGATAACGGAATCGCGATTCCAAGCGACTCCCAACCCCCTTTACCTAACCGAGGACCCTGAACGGTACAAAGCAACGTCGTACGAGGATGATATAAAACCTAAGGTGCTGGCTGCACCGAGCTACGTCTCAGATGGTCTGAATAACAATAAAGTGGTAGAGTACTATCTCCCCGTGGTGCAGGATGTCTCAGAGAAGGGGAAAGATGTATTTCTGCCGACAATGAGAACGCAAGTGGACGAGAGTTCCACAGGGCACTCTTACGAGATCGTGGAAGATCTGAGCGACGACGTACTGCAACAGGAGCACTATACTTTGTCGCCTCCTACCACGGAGAGTTCAATTCCCAGCTACACGGAGCCAAAAAAAATCTCGCAGCAAACTAACACCGAGACTAAACATGGCGCTACTCGAGGAGAGGCTCACGTTGATTATCCAGCCTACTCCAATATACCTTTTACGAACTTCAGCTGCAAGGATCAACGCTACAAGGGATTCTTCGGTGACCCGGACACTGGGTGCCAG GTATGGCACTACTGCGACCTCAACGGTGGCAAGTCGTCGTTCTTATGCCCAAACGGTACCATATTTAGTCAAGTGGCCCTAACGTGCGATTGGTGGTTCAACGTCAAGTGCGAAACGACGACGCAATTATACGTATTGAACGAACGACTTTACAAGTACATTCTGCCAGTAATGCCAAAGTTCCCCGAGGATTTTACCGGGCCGGAAGTGGATCGGTATTTGGAGATCAAGTTCAAGGAGATGGAGAAGAAATTGAAGGAGAAGCTGAAGAAAGAGGAACAAGAGATGCTCAAAGAAAAAGCAGAAACGCGGAAGGAAGACGAATAA